A genomic segment from Variovorax paradoxus B4 encodes:
- a CDS encoding PepSY domain-containing protein has protein sequence MALLRRFWFQVHWFIGITAGSVLVVIGLSGAVLSFRAEIVDAINPELRHIPNPAGAAALRPAALAAQVQAAQPALRIAALTVFAEPGRPARVNFAPPEGQRQGEVRLVDPWTGALLPVPTGEAFFEFAEHLHRWLLLPRDAGKPVTGTLAAGLLILALSGLYLRWPRRPLAWRAWLKLDFALTGRAFLWNLHAVAGTLALLAYLASSLTGIYWAFDAVRTVVDNAAGEGRVVRAQGMQAGSAPAKAQAAPDLQRVWQSFLEETGGDWSQATLRLPARSASQVEVTYLRAHPEHERARNRVYLDAATGEPTRHRRYADKALAGRLVNSIYPMHMGTYWGLPGRIVMLLSSLGLALFAVTGWMLYLGRRRTKRAVREERTRLSPRLQPHGPGAEPVLLTFASQTGQAERIALQTAAVLQSAGVAVVLQPLVRLSVDALRRYRKVLLVASTFGDGDPPDSLRAFARQFARQTGSGLQHVHYGLLALGDRHYANFCGFGRALDHHLRGHGAQALFPMIEVHNGDAGALARWQQSLAEAFGVLQPGAWKAHAPKAALFEPWRLVRRTLLNAGSQGDPLFEIELAHPGAGAWAPGALVELLPRQPGHAVEQSLRRAGLDGRTPVRCDGHERTLEDALARSMLPAVPAASAQAMADTLLPLAPRRYSVASIAADGCVQLLVRQARHADGMGVASGWLTDGAPLDTAVELRLLPNPAFARVDDEAPCVFIGNGSGFAGLRAHLRERVRRGHARNWLVFGERNAAHDAFCAQEIAQWQAAAALERVDLVFSRDQAERLYVQHRLREAAGLLRQWVAEGAVIYVCGSLEGMAPGVDLALREVLGGPACDALVAEGRYRRDVY, from the coding sequence ATGGCTCTCCTGAGACGGTTCTGGTTCCAGGTCCACTGGTTCATCGGCATCACGGCCGGAAGCGTGCTCGTCGTGATCGGGCTGAGCGGTGCGGTGCTCTCCTTTCGCGCCGAGATCGTCGACGCGATCAATCCCGAACTGCGCCACATCCCCAATCCGGCCGGCGCGGCGGCGCTGCGGCCCGCGGCGCTCGCGGCGCAGGTGCAGGCGGCGCAGCCGGCACTGCGCATCGCCGCGCTCACGGTGTTCGCCGAACCCGGGCGGCCGGCGCGCGTCAACTTCGCGCCGCCCGAAGGCCAGCGCCAGGGCGAGGTCCGGCTGGTCGATCCCTGGACCGGCGCGCTGCTGCCCGTGCCCACGGGCGAGGCCTTCTTCGAGTTCGCCGAGCACCTGCATCGCTGGCTGCTGCTGCCGCGCGACGCGGGAAAGCCCGTCACCGGCACCCTGGCCGCGGGCCTGCTGATTCTTGCGCTGTCGGGCCTCTACCTGCGCTGGCCGCGCCGGCCGCTCGCATGGCGCGCCTGGTTGAAGCTGGACTTCGCGCTGACCGGCCGCGCGTTCCTCTGGAACCTGCATGCGGTGGCCGGCACCCTCGCGTTGCTGGCGTACCTGGCCTCGAGCCTCACGGGCATCTACTGGGCCTTCGATGCCGTGCGCACGGTGGTCGACAACGCCGCCGGCGAAGGGCGCGTGGTTCGCGCGCAGGGCATGCAGGCCGGCAGCGCGCCCGCCAAGGCGCAGGCGGCGCCCGACCTGCAGCGGGTATGGCAATCCTTCCTCGAGGAAACCGGCGGCGACTGGAGCCAGGCCACGCTGCGCCTGCCGGCGCGCAGCGCATCACAGGTGGAAGTGACCTACCTGCGCGCCCATCCCGAACACGAACGCGCACGCAACCGCGTCTACCTCGATGCCGCCACCGGCGAACCCACCCGGCACCGGCGCTATGCCGACAAGGCGCTGGCCGGCCGGCTGGTCAACAGCATCTATCCGATGCACATGGGCACCTACTGGGGATTGCCGGGCCGCATCGTGATGCTGCTCAGCAGCCTGGGCCTGGCGCTGTTCGCGGTCACGGGGTGGATGCTCTACCTCGGGCGCCGCCGCACGAAGCGGGCCGTGCGCGAGGAGCGCACACGGCTGAGCCCCCGGCTGCAGCCGCACGGGCCCGGCGCCGAGCCGGTGCTGCTCACCTTTGCGAGCCAGACCGGCCAGGCGGAGCGCATCGCACTGCAGACGGCCGCGGTGCTGCAATCGGCCGGCGTCGCGGTGGTGCTGCAGCCGCTGGTGCGCCTGAGCGTGGATGCGCTGCGGCGCTACCGCAAGGTGCTGCTGGTGGCCAGCACCTTCGGCGATGGCGATCCGCCGGACAGCCTGCGCGCCTTCGCGCGCCAGTTCGCGCGCCAGACCGGTTCCGGCCTGCAGCACGTGCACTACGGCTTGCTCGCATTGGGAGACAGGCACTACGCCAACTTCTGCGGCTTCGGCAGGGCGCTGGACCACCACCTGCGCGGCCACGGCGCGCAGGCACTGTTCCCGATGATCGAAGTGCACAACGGCGATGCCGGTGCGCTGGCCCGCTGGCAGCAGTCGCTGGCCGAAGCCTTCGGCGTGCTGCAGCCCGGTGCATGGAAGGCGCACGCACCGAAGGCGGCTCTTTTCGAGCCCTGGCGCCTCGTGCGGCGGACCCTGCTCAATGCCGGCAGCCAGGGCGATCCGCTCTTCGAGATCGAGCTCGCGCATCCCGGCGCGGGCGCCTGGGCGCCGGGTGCGCTCGTTGAACTGCTGCCGCGGCAGCCCGGCCACGCCGTCGAACAGTCCCTGCGCCGTGCCGGGCTCGACGGGCGAACGCCCGTGCGCTGCGATGGCCATGAGCGAACGCTCGAAGATGCGCTGGCTCGCAGCATGCTTCCCGCCGTACCGGCGGCCAGCGCGCAGGCAATGGCCGACACGCTGCTGCCGCTCGCGCCGCGGCGCTATTCGGTGGCCTCGATCGCGGCCGACGGCTGCGTGCAGCTGCTGGTGCGCCAGGCCCGCCACGCGGATGGCATGGGCGTGGCCTCGGGCTGGCTGACCGACGGGGCGCCGCTGGACACAGCGGTTGAGCTCCGCCTGCTGCCCAATCCTGCTTTCGCACGCGTCGACGATGAGGCACCATGCGTTTTCATCGGCAATGGCTCCGGCTTTGCCGGCCTGCGCGCGCATCTTCGCGAGCGCGTGCGGCGGGGCCACGCGCGCAACTGGCTGGTGTTCGGCGAGCGGAACGCCGCGCACGATGCCTTCTGCGCCCAGGAGATTGCGCAATGGCAGGCGGCCGCG
- a CDS encoding TonB-dependent siderophore receptor has translation MHKFLLATPLALAVTLSHAQATDPAADARGQLGTVTVESSSTTGFVANTVEAGTFRGANIMDVPATVNTVTRDVLELQGAASIYEALRNTAGVTRQQNGGDTFDQLVIRGIAVENRTNYRLNGSLAIPNISEIPMENKERVEVLKGASALYYGFTTPAGIVNLVTKRAGSAPVSTVGLTFDDRGSAQALVDLGRQFGDQTQYGLRINAAGGRIGSNIDDVDGHRRFVSAAFDWRVNSRLTLKADIENYRKRITEQAGITRLAAVNGVIALPAVPNPDKLLGPPWAVFDAEVTNTQLRADYSLGDNWALTVEAGHSEAERDRRLASFGNYNVLTGAGRITGNDQSLKQSSDLLRTELFGSFSTGSVQHELTLGAARSKKTQDPIFQRNYGGASTVQNLYNPVSIGYLPLTARPTRPTTGAQESEELGLYALDRITFSPQWQLVAGLRRTHYESTQGASATIPSIAYDVRKTTPLAALSYKFTPALVAYVSYAQGVEEGEIAPAGTANQNAHMPPGVSKQKEIGLRWLTDGGMLLSGALFDIERPGAYTNSANTFVADGRQRYRGLEVSAQGRLTRELAWQLSAQSLDAEFRGINAQYNGKMPENTARQTASAFLSYDIAAVPGLSVNAGAYYTGRRPVDDLNQAFIGGNTIFGLGARYVTQLFGKRTLWQVNVDNVADKRYWAAAGTRLAVGAPRSIKATLKVDL, from the coding sequence ATGCACAAGTTTTTACTGGCAACGCCTCTCGCGCTCGCGGTGACTCTTTCTCACGCGCAAGCCACCGATCCCGCCGCCGATGCGCGCGGGCAGCTCGGCACCGTCACGGTGGAATCCAGTTCGACCACCGGGTTCGTCGCCAATACCGTGGAGGCCGGCACGTTCCGCGGCGCCAACATCATGGACGTGCCCGCCACGGTCAACACCGTCACGCGCGACGTGCTGGAGCTGCAGGGCGCGGCCAGCATCTACGAGGCGCTGCGCAACACGGCCGGCGTGACGCGCCAGCAGAACGGCGGCGACACCTTCGACCAGCTCGTGATCCGCGGCATCGCGGTGGAGAACCGGACGAACTACCGGCTCAACGGCTCGCTCGCGATTCCCAACATCTCCGAGATTCCCATGGAGAACAAGGAGCGCGTCGAGGTGCTGAAGGGCGCATCGGCGCTCTACTACGGCTTCACCACGCCGGCGGGCATCGTCAACCTTGTGACCAAGCGCGCCGGCAGCGCGCCCGTGAGCACGGTGGGCCTCACGTTCGACGACCGCGGCTCGGCGCAGGCGCTGGTCGACCTCGGACGGCAGTTCGGCGACCAGACGCAGTACGGGCTGCGCATCAACGCGGCCGGCGGGCGCATCGGCTCCAACATCGACGACGTGGACGGCCACCGCAGGTTCGTGTCGGCCGCGTTCGACTGGCGCGTCAACAGCCGGCTCACGCTGAAGGCCGACATCGAGAACTACCGCAAGCGCATCACCGAGCAGGCCGGCATCACCCGGCTGGCGGCCGTCAACGGCGTGATCGCCCTGCCCGCCGTGCCCAACCCCGACAAGCTGCTCGGGCCGCCGTGGGCCGTGTTCGACGCCGAGGTCACCAACACGCAATTGCGCGCCGACTATTCGCTCGGCGACAACTGGGCGCTGACCGTGGAAGCCGGCCACTCCGAGGCCGAGCGCGACCGCCGGCTTGCAAGCTTCGGCAACTACAACGTACTGACCGGTGCCGGCCGCATCACCGGCAACGACCAGAGCCTGAAGCAGAGTTCGGACCTGCTGCGCACCGAACTGTTCGGCAGCTTCTCGACCGGCAGCGTGCAGCACGAACTCACGCTCGGCGCCGCGCGCAGCAAGAAGACGCAGGACCCGATCTTCCAGCGCAACTACGGCGGCGCAAGCACGGTGCAGAACCTGTACAACCCGGTTTCCATCGGCTATTTGCCGCTGACGGCGCGGCCGACCCGGCCCACCACCGGCGCCCAGGAGAGCGAGGAGCTCGGGCTCTATGCGCTCGACCGCATCACCTTCTCGCCGCAGTGGCAGCTGGTGGCCGGCCTGCGCCGCACCCATTACGAGAGCACGCAGGGCGCCAGCGCCACGATCCCGTCGATCGCCTACGACGTGCGCAAGACCACGCCGCTCGCTGCGCTGAGCTACAAGTTCACGCCCGCGCTGGTGGCATACGTCTCCTATGCGCAAGGTGTCGAGGAAGGCGAGATCGCACCCGCCGGCACCGCCAACCAGAACGCCCACATGCCGCCCGGCGTGAGCAAGCAGAAGGAAATCGGCCTGCGCTGGCTCACCGATGGCGGCATGCTGCTGTCGGGCGCGCTGTTCGACATCGAGCGCCCCGGCGCCTACACCAACAGCGCCAACACCTTCGTGGCCGATGGGCGCCAACGCTACCGCGGGCTCGAAGTCTCGGCACAGGGCCGCCTGACGCGCGAGCTCGCCTGGCAACTGTCGGCCCAGTCGCTCGACGCCGAGTTCCGCGGCATCAACGCGCAATACAACGGGAAGATGCCCGAGAACACCGCCAGGCAAACGGCCAGCGCCTTCCTCTCGTACGACATTGCCGCAGTGCCGGGCCTCTCGGTCAACGCGGGCGCCTATTACACGGGGCGTCGACCGGTGGACGACCTGAACCAGGCCTTCATCGGCGGCAACACCATCTTCGGCCTGGGCGCGCGCTACGTGACGCAGCTGTTCGGCAAGCGCACGCTGTGGCAGGTCAACGTCGACAACGTGGCCGACAAGCGCTACTGGGCGGCGGCCGGCACGCGGCTGGCCGTGGGCGCGCCGCGCAGCATCAAGGCCACGCTCAAGGTCGACCTTTGA
- a CDS encoding thiamine pyrophosphate-dependent dehydrogenase E1 component subunit alpha: protein MDPSNSGRSSGTALYRTMVRIRAFENAAETASQGGVSAYGQQAAGAAKVRGPLHLSTGQEAVPAGVCAHLRTSDYLTSTHRGHGHTLAKGADLARMMCELFGKATGFNGGKGGSMHIADFSVGMLGANGVVAAGLPIAVGAAHAQKLLRKSDDITVCFFGDGAINRGPFLEALNWARVYALPVLFVCEDNRWSATTASGPMTAGDGASARAASMDIAATQVDGNDVFAVHETAARLVAEVRGGGGPRLLHALTYRVKGHVSVDLAAYRDPAELAAALETDPIARARGHLLDMGVAAATLDAIENAARDEVDSALAIAEAAPWPEPGAAFTDVQTTGAGQWT, encoded by the coding sequence ATGGATCCGAGCAATTCAGGCCGCAGCAGCGGCACGGCGCTGTACCGCACCATGGTGCGCATCCGCGCCTTCGAAAACGCCGCCGAAACCGCCAGCCAGGGCGGCGTGAGCGCCTATGGCCAGCAAGCCGCCGGCGCCGCCAAGGTGCGCGGGCCGCTGCACCTTTCGACCGGCCAGGAGGCGGTGCCCGCGGGCGTCTGCGCGCATCTGCGCACGAGCGACTACCTCACCTCCACGCACCGCGGCCACGGCCACACGCTGGCCAAGGGCGCCGACCTCGCCCGCATGATGTGCGAGCTGTTCGGCAAGGCCACCGGCTTCAACGGCGGCAAGGGCGGCTCGATGCACATCGCGGACTTCTCGGTCGGCATGCTGGGCGCGAACGGCGTGGTGGCCGCGGGGCTGCCGATTGCGGTGGGCGCGGCGCATGCGCAGAAGCTGCTGAGGAAAAGTGACGACATCACGGTCTGCTTCTTCGGTGACGGCGCGATCAATCGCGGCCCTTTCCTCGAAGCGCTGAACTGGGCGCGCGTGTACGCGCTGCCGGTGCTCTTCGTCTGCGAGGACAACCGCTGGAGCGCCACCACCGCGAGCGGGCCGATGACGGCGGGCGACGGCGCGTCGGCACGCGCCGCGTCGATGGACATCGCGGCCACGCAGGTCGACGGCAACGACGTGTTCGCGGTGCACGAAACCGCCGCGCGGCTGGTCGCCGAAGTGCGCGGCGGCGGCGGGCCGCGGCTGCTGCATGCGCTGACCTATCGCGTGAAGGGGCATGTGTCGGTCGACCTCGCGGCCTACCGCGATCCGGCCGAACTGGCCGCCGCGCTCGAAACCGATCCGATCGCGCGGGCGCGTGGGCACCTGCTGGACATGGGCGTGGCCGCCGCGACGCTGGATGCCATCGAGAATGCCGCGCGCGACGAGGTCGATTCCGCGCTGGCCATCGCCGAGGCGGCGCCCTGGCCCGAGCCCGGTGCTGCCTTCACCGACGTGCAAACCACCGGGGCAGGCCAATGGACATGA
- a CDS encoding alpha-ketoacid dehydrogenase subunit beta, whose protein sequence is MGRPGGGLDLSYSEAAVLAIQREMQADPRVVVLGEDVGRGGIFGQYKGLQQAFGAERVIDTPISEAAIMGAGVGMALAGLRPVVEMRVVDFALCGMDELVNQAAKNRFMFGGQGRVPLVARMPGGIWDASAAQHSQSLEAWFAHLPGVVVVSPSTPQDNYGLLRAALQCGDPVVYIEHKTLWGLRGEVNEDIAVPLGKARRVREGNALTLVSWSRQMQACAAACDALAAEGMAVDLIDLRTLWPWDRETVLASCARTRRLLVVHEAVQVAGFGAEIAASAAEATGCRVARLGAPRIPVGYASVLEAQSRVGPEAIAAAARKLLG, encoded by the coding sequence TTGGGGCGGCCCGGCGGCGGGCTCGACCTGAGCTATTCCGAAGCCGCCGTGCTCGCAATCCAGCGCGAGATGCAGGCCGACCCGCGCGTGGTGGTGCTCGGCGAGGACGTGGGCCGCGGCGGCATCTTCGGCCAGTACAAGGGCCTGCAGCAGGCCTTCGGCGCCGAGCGCGTGATCGACACGCCGATCAGCGAGGCCGCGATCATGGGCGCCGGCGTGGGCATGGCGCTCGCGGGCCTCAGGCCCGTGGTGGAGATGCGGGTGGTCGACTTCGCGCTCTGCGGCATGGACGAGCTGGTGAACCAGGCCGCCAAGAACCGCTTCATGTTCGGCGGCCAGGGCCGCGTGCCGCTGGTGGCGCGCATGCCCGGCGGCATCTGGGACGCCTCGGCCGCGCAGCATTCGCAGTCGCTCGAGGCCTGGTTCGCGCACCTGCCGGGCGTGGTGGTGGTGAGCCCGTCGACACCGCAGGACAACTACGGCCTCTTGCGCGCTGCGCTGCAGTGCGGCGACCCGGTGGTCTACATCGAGCACAAGACGCTGTGGGGCCTGCGCGGCGAGGTGAACGAAGACATTGCCGTGCCGCTCGGCAAGGCGCGGCGCGTGCGCGAAGGCAACGCGCTCACGCTCGTGAGCTGGAGCCGGCAGATGCAGGCCTGTGCCGCGGCCTGCGACGCGCTGGCGGCCGAAGGCATGGCGGTCGACCTGATCGACCTGCGCACGCTCTGGCCCTGGGACCGCGAGACGGTGCTCGCGTCGTGCGCGCGCACCCGGCGGCTGCTGGTGGTGCACGAGGCGGTGCAGGTGGCGGGCTTCGGCGCGGAGATTGCCGCCAGCGCCGCGGAGGCCACGGGCTGCCGTGTGGCGCGGCTCGGCGCGCCGCGCATTCCGGTCGGCTATGCGTCGGTGCTGGAGGCGCAATCGCGCGTCGGCCCCGAAGCCATCGCGGCCGCGGCGAGAAAACTGCTGGGCTGA
- a CDS encoding MarR family winged helix-turn-helix transcriptional regulator, with translation MDPLFFKLVRVVNLTARPFHERVGREHHLTLNEWRAMAVLGAQPGLNATQIADLTGLDKMAVSRALAGLKRHKRVQPLGDPTDRRRSRLYLTAAGKALHETVGVLGRQREAVLFEGIEADELARLDATLDKLIAAVQRAG, from the coding sequence ATGGACCCGCTGTTCTTCAAGCTGGTGCGGGTGGTCAACCTCACGGCGCGGCCCTTTCACGAAAGGGTGGGCCGCGAACACCACCTCACGCTCAACGAATGGCGTGCCATGGCGGTGCTCGGCGCGCAGCCGGGGCTCAATGCCACGCAGATCGCCGATCTCACCGGGCTCGACAAGATGGCGGTGAGCCGCGCCCTGGCCGGCCTGAAGCGCCACAAGCGCGTGCAGCCCCTGGGCGACCCCACCGACCGGCGCCGCAGCCGGCTTTACCTCACGGCGGCGGGCAAGGCGCTGCACGAAACCGTCGGGGTGCTGGGCCGGCAGCGCGAGGCCGTGCTGTTCGAGGGCATCGAGGCCGACGAGCTCGCCCGCCTCGATGCGACCCTGGACAAGCTCATTGCCGCCGTCCAGCGCGCCGGATAG
- a CDS encoding SDR family oxidoreductase → MALSKSISPVLAGKVAFVTGGSRGIGAAIVRRLAEDGAAVAFSYASSSAPADELVRSLEAEGGRALALKIDSADAAALTAGIDEAARKLGRIDVLVNNAGVFLPGTIDDFSLEDFDRTLDINVRAVFVAAKAAVRHMGEGGRIINIGSTNAERMPWPGGSAYAMSKSALKGLVQGLSRDLGPRGITVNNVQPGPVNTDMNPVDGPNAAAMHGLMALARHARPEEIAGMVAYLASPEAAFVTGASLNIDGGFAA, encoded by the coding sequence ATGGCTCTCAGCAAATCCATTTCCCCCGTGCTCGCGGGCAAGGTCGCTTTCGTCACCGGCGGTTCGCGCGGCATCGGTGCCGCCATCGTGCGCCGCCTGGCCGAGGACGGCGCCGCCGTTGCCTTCAGCTATGCCAGCTCGAGCGCCCCGGCCGACGAGCTCGTGCGCAGCCTCGAGGCCGAAGGCGGCCGCGCGCTGGCGCTGAAGATCGACAGCGCCGATGCCGCAGCGCTCACCGCCGGCATCGACGAGGCCGCGCGCAAGCTCGGCCGCATCGACGTGCTGGTCAACAACGCCGGCGTCTTCCTGCCTGGCACCATCGACGATTTCTCGCTCGAGGATTTCGACCGCACGCTGGACATCAACGTGCGCGCCGTGTTCGTTGCGGCCAAGGCTGCCGTGCGCCACATGGGCGAAGGCGGCCGCATCATCAATATCGGCAGCACCAACGCCGAGCGCATGCCCTGGCCCGGCGGCAGCGCCTATGCGATGAGCAAGTCGGCGCTCAAGGGACTGGTGCAGGGCCTGTCGCGCGACCTCGGCCCGCGCGGCATCACGGTCAACAACGTGCAGCCCGGCCCGGTCAACACCGACATGAACCCGGTCGATGGCCCGAACGCCGCCGCGATGCACGGCTTGATGGCGCTGGCCCGCCATGCGCGCCCCGAGGAAATCGCCGGCATGGTGGCGTACCTCGCAAGCCCCGAGGCCGCCTTTGTGACGGGCGCCAGCCTCAACATCGACGGCGGCTTTGCGGCCTGA
- a CDS encoding LysR family transcriptional regulator: MEPLNHLQSFVQSAESGSFSAAARRLGLTPAAVSKNVARLETRLGVRLFQRSTRRLTLTEGGERFLGQIGGALATLQDAVAGLSKDDGQPAGTLKVSMGQAFGREHVLPMMGDFLARYPSILPDWHFDNQQVDLVGEGFDAAIGGGIELSPGVVARELARIHVVAVAAPSYLAGRALPAQPAELAQLDALLRRSSPTGRLRSWTLQHASGDQTTVELPRPRAIFNDPEAIAHAALMGLGVAMLPMPFVERGLCSGELVRLLPEWHFDAGAVWLYYPSKKLLPAKTRVFIDFVLERFRSERFAQRMQVA; this comes from the coding sequence ATGGAACCGCTCAATCACCTCCAGTCCTTCGTGCAGAGCGCCGAAAGCGGCAGCTTCTCGGCCGCCGCCCGCCGGCTCGGACTCACGCCGGCCGCGGTCAGCAAGAACGTCGCGCGGCTCGAAACCCGCCTGGGCGTGCGGCTGTTCCAGCGCAGCACCCGCCGCCTGACGCTGACGGAGGGCGGCGAGCGTTTCCTGGGCCAGATCGGCGGGGCGCTCGCCACGCTGCAGGACGCGGTGGCCGGCCTCTCCAAGGACGACGGCCAGCCCGCCGGCACGCTCAAGGTGAGCATGGGCCAGGCCTTCGGCCGCGAGCATGTGCTGCCGATGATGGGCGACTTTCTGGCCCGCTATCCGTCCATCCTCCCCGACTGGCACTTCGACAACCAGCAGGTGGACCTGGTGGGCGAAGGCTTCGACGCGGCCATCGGCGGCGGCATCGAGCTGTCGCCCGGCGTGGTGGCGCGCGAACTGGCGCGCATCCATGTGGTGGCGGTGGCCGCGCCCAGCTATCTGGCAGGGCGCGCACTGCCGGCGCAGCCTGCGGAACTGGCGCAGCTCGACGCGCTGCTGCGTCGCTCCTCGCCCACCGGCCGGCTTCGCAGCTGGACGCTGCAGCACGCGAGCGGCGACCAAACCACGGTGGAGCTGCCGCGGCCGCGCGCGATCTTCAACGACCCCGAAGCGATCGCGCATGCCGCGCTGATGGGCCTCGGCGTCGCCATGCTGCCGATGCCCTTCGTCGAACGCGGCCTCTGCAGCGGCGAGCTGGTGCGCCTGCTGCCCGAGTGGCATTTCGACGCGGGCGCGGTCTGGCTCTACTACCCGAGCAAGAAGCTGCTGCCCGCGAAGACGCGCGTGTTCATCGACTTCGTGCTGGAGCGTTTTCGCAGCGAACGCTTCGCGCAGCGGATGCAGGTGGCATAA
- a CDS encoding Bug family tripartite tricarboxylate transporter substrate binding protein encodes MTSSNFKTNRRAALAASAAAIALASTPSWAQNTWPNKPVRIVVPFAAGGTTDILARAIAPELSKAFGQQFIVDNRAGAGGNVGAEIVARAPNDGYTLLMGTVGTHGINRALYPKLPFDPIKDFVPITLVAAVPNVMEMNADKAKALNIHNVQDFIKYAKANPGKLNMASSGSGTSIHLAGELFKSMTGTFMAHIPYKGSGPALLDMVGGNADVMFDNLPSSMAQIKGGKLTALAVTSAKRSPALPDIPTVEEAGGPALKGFEASSWFGLLAPAGTSPEIVNRIQQEVAKSLGTPAIKEKMLAQGAIPSGNSPADFTKLIASEHVKWAKVVKDSGAKVD; translated from the coding sequence ATGACTTCTTCAAATTTCAAGACGAACCGCCGCGCTGCGCTTGCCGCTTCCGCCGCAGCCATCGCCCTCGCGTCCACCCCTTCCTGGGCCCAGAACACCTGGCCGAACAAGCCGGTGCGCATCGTCGTGCCCTTCGCGGCCGGCGGCACCACCGACATCCTGGCGCGCGCCATCGCGCCCGAGCTGTCGAAGGCGTTCGGGCAGCAGTTCATCGTCGACAACCGTGCGGGCGCGGGCGGCAACGTGGGCGCCGAGATCGTGGCGCGCGCGCCGAACGACGGCTATACGCTCTTGATGGGCACGGTCGGCACGCACGGCATCAACCGCGCGCTCTATCCCAAGCTGCCGTTCGATCCGATCAAGGATTTCGTGCCGATCACGCTGGTGGCGGCCGTTCCGAACGTCATGGAGATGAACGCCGACAAGGCCAAGGCGCTGAACATCCACAACGTGCAGGACTTCATCAAGTACGCCAAGGCCAACCCGGGCAAGCTCAACATGGCCTCGAGCGGCAGCGGCACCTCGATCCACCTGGCGGGCGAACTCTTCAAGAGCATGACCGGCACCTTCATGGCCCACATCCCGTACAAGGGCTCGGGCCCGGCGCTGCTGGACATGGTGGGCGGCAACGCCGACGTGATGTTCGACAACCTGCCCTCCTCGATGGCGCAGATCAAGGGCGGCAAGCTCACGGCCCTGGCCGTGACCAGCGCAAAGCGTTCGCCCGCGCTGCCCGACATTCCGACGGTCGAGGAAGCAGGCGGCCCGGCGCTCAAGGGCTTCGAGGCGAGTTCGTGGTTCGGCCTGCTGGCGCCGGCCGGCACTTCGCCCGAGATCGTGAACCGGATCCAGCAGGAAGTGGCCAAGTCGCTCGGCACGCCCGCCATCAAGGAAAAGATGCTCGCCCAGGGCGCCATTCCGAGCGGCAATTCACCGGCCGACTTCACCAAGCTGATTGCCAGCGAGCACGTGAAGTGGGCGAAGGTGGTGAAGGACTCCGGCGCAAAAGTGGACTAA
- a CDS encoding DUF1840 domain-containing protein, which translates to MLYRFQSRASPDFVMLEVHVRQLFDIVGKAPAPKGIITLEQIPAAIAALESALAREASNPHNYDDYAVEGHANEAEKQHVGLHQRAAPLLHMLRDSLADKKDVTWKT; encoded by the coding sequence ATGCTGTACCGATTCCAGTCCCGCGCTTCCCCTGACTTCGTGATGCTCGAGGTGCATGTACGCCAGCTGTTTGACATCGTCGGCAAGGCGCCCGCGCCCAAGGGCATCATTACCCTCGAGCAGATTCCCGCCGCCATCGCCGCGCTCGAATCCGCACTGGCACGCGAGGCCAGCAATCCGCACAACTACGACGACTATGCGGTCGAAGGCCACGCCAACGAGGCCGAGAAGCAGCACGTGGGCCTGCACCAGCGCGCAGCCCCGCTGCTCCACATGCTCAGGGATTCCCTGGCCGATAAAAAAGACGTGACCTGGAAGACCTGA